The nucleotide window GGAGGTTGAACGCTTGCGGCCCCTTGTCGCCAGGACGCACTTCGAACTGGACCTCGTTGCCTTCGCGCAAATCGTCGAACTGAACTTTCGGGTAGAGTTTCGATCGATGAAAAAATACTTCCTCCGTGCCGTCATCCGGGATAATGAAACCGAAGCCCTTGTCCTTGACTATTTTCTTGATCGTGCCAAACACCGATTGGACACCTCCGTCCCAAAAGCGGTCGCTGTCTTCAGCTTACGGGGCGAGCGCCCAAAGTAAAGAGCATGGACATCCGGCGGAGTTGGATCGCATACGATCATGTTGAAAGCAGTCACGATGAAAGAAATCGAGCGCATCTTCGAAGTGATTGATCCGATGGGAATTTCGCGCGAGGCGGTCGTGATTCCGCTTCGCACCGAGCATCCGGGGCGCATATCGATCATGAAGGACGGCAAGCTCGAAATAGTCGTCGAGCGCGAAGGCGATTTCGACGAATGGGTGCGCGGACTCGGCGCGCGGATTCAGGAATTGATGAAGCCGGAGGATGACTAAGTGGTTATTCACGAAGAAATTCAGCAATTGAAATTCACTGGCGCCGTCGATGCCGACGGACACATCCTCGAGGATGCGGGGCTTTGGGAGCGCTATCTCGAAGCGAAGTACAAGGATCGCGCGATCAGAATTCGCAACGACGCCAAGGGCTTCGAGTATCTGGAAATC belongs to Candidatus Binatus sp. and includes:
- a CDS encoding cold-shock protein, whose protein sequence is MFGTIKKIVKDKGFGFIIPDDGTEEVFFHRSKLYPKVQFDDLREGNEVQFEVRPGDKGPQAFNLRLR